The Diospyros lotus cultivar Yz01 chromosome 15, ASM1463336v1, whole genome shotgun sequence genome has a window encoding:
- the LOC127791886 gene encoding protein SPA1-RELATED 4 isoform X1 → MEGSSESGGQKSGVCEDEVPADTAVHAIEWSDVSLRQWLDNPERAVDAIECLHIFTQIVNIVNLAHSQGIVVHNVRPSCFVMSSFNHVSFIESASCSDSGSESLEDGLNSQTAEFKELSSQVQDHSRQLTSQFGTENSQPETNQTNSSYVISETSCLQSSFVYPKQYSLEACSNVEQPEEKKHLFPMKQILLMETNWYSSPEEVAGDPSSCASDIYRLGVLLFELFCTFSSGEEKSSAMSSLRHRVLPPQLLLKWPKEASFCLWLLHPDPSSRPKMSDLLQSEFLNEPRENIEEREAAIEIREKIEEQELLLEFLLLIQQRKLEAANNLQDIISFLSSDIEEVTHQQSIIWRRGALCPEPSKDAESGLLMMGVVENNDYSCSKSRKRFRPGLRSHDPGESGNLLHEDHNVEGPAENEGSILSKGSRLSKNFKRLESAYFSARHGHIKPTGKSLTRRSPLSSDGGGSIIVTERSSVNNLPVRGQYNEARQSGWINSFLEGLCKYLSFSKLKVKADLKQGDLLKSPNLICSLSFDRDGEFFATAGVNKKIKVFEYDPIVNEHRDIHYPVVELASRSKLSCICWNSYIKSQIASSNFEGVVQVWDVTRGQVFTEMREHEKRVWSVDFSLADPTMLASGSDDGSVKLWNINQGVSVGTIRTKANVCCVQFPVDSGHSLAFGSADHRVYYYDLRNSRMPLCTLIGHNKTVSYVKFIDSTNLVSASTDNTLKLWDLSMCTSQVLDSPLQSFTGHRNVKNFVGLSVSEGYIATGSETNEVFIYHKAFPMPALSFKFSSVDPVSGDELDDPAQFISSVSNVQESELYTWKWKVIVAEQILALEHSGSG, encoded by the exons ATGGAGGGTTCATCTGAATCTGGTGGGCAGAAGTCTGGAGTTTGTGAGGATGAGGTACCAGCCGACACAGCCGTTCATGCCATAGAATGGAGTGATGTTAGCTTGAGACAGTGGTTGGATAACCCAGAACGAGCGGTGGATGCCATTGAATGCTTGCACATATTTACGCAAATAGTAAATATAGTTAACCTGGCACATTCACAAGGCATTGTTGTTCACAATGTGCGGCCTTCCTGTTTTGTCATGTCCTCTTTCAACCAtgtttcatttattgaatcCGCATCCTGTTCAGATTCAGGTTCAGAATCCTTGGAGGATGGGCTGAATAGCCAAACAGCAGAGTTTAAGGAATTATCTTCACAAGTACAAGACCATTCACGTCAATTGACTAGTCAGTTTGGAACAGAAAATTCTCAACCTGAGACAAATCAAACCAATTCATCATATGTAATATCTGAAACTAGTTGCTTACAGTCGAGTTTTGTGTACCCCAAGCAATATTCCTTGGAAGCATGCAGTAATGTTGAACAACCAGAAGAAAAGAAGCACCTTTTTCCCATGAAACAGATATTGCTTATGGAGACAAATTGGTACTCTAGTCCAGAAGAGGTTGCTGGTGATCCAAGTTCTTGTGCTTCTGATATTTATCGATTAGGAGTCCTTCTTTTTGAG CTATTCTGCACGTTTAGTTCGGGAGAAGAAAAGAGTTCAGCCATGTCCAGTCTGAGGCATCGCGTTCTTCCTCCACAGTTGCTGTTGAAGTGGCCAAAAGAAGCTTCATTTTGCTTATGGTTACTGCATCCTGATCCAAGTAGTCGACCAAAAATGAG TGATTTGCTACAAAGTGAGTTTCTGAATGAACCAAGAGAAAATATAGAGGAACGTGAAGCAGCAATAGAGATtcgggagaaaatagaggagcAGGAGTTGTTGCTGGAATTCCTCTTGCTGATACAACAAAGAAAACTGGAAGCTGCAAACAATTTGCAGGatataatttcctttttatctTCTGATATAGAAGAAGTGACACATCAGCAATCAATTATTTGGAGAAGAGGAGCCTTGTGTCCAGAACCGAGCAAGGATGCTGAATCTGGTCTCCTTATGATGGGAGTTGTTGAAAATAATGACTATAGTTGCTCAAAATCTAGGAAAAGATTCAGACCAGGGCTTAGAAGTCATGATCCAGGGGAATCTGGCAATCTTCTTCATGAAGATCATAATGTTGAGGGACCAGCTGAAAATGAAGGAAGTATTCTGTCGAAAGGGTCTCGATTGTCAAAGAACTTTAAAAGACTGGAATCAGCTTACTTTTCCGCAAGACATGGGCATATTAAGCCAACAGGGAAATCATTAACTCGACGATCCCCATTAAGCAGTGATGGTGGAGGGTCTATCATTGTAACTGAAAGAAGTTCAGTCAATAATTTACCTGTGAGAGGTCAGTATAATGAAGCTAGACAAAGTGGATGGATAAATTCATTCCTTGAGGGGTTGTGCAAGTATTTGTCTTTCAGTAAATTAAAAGTCAAGGCAGACTTGAAACAAGGGGATCTTCTAAAATCTCCCAACCTTATATGTTCTTTGAGCTTTGATCGCGATGGAGAATTTTTTGCAACGGCTGGTGTGAATAAGAAGATCAAAGTATTTGAATACGACCCAATTGTAAATGAACATCGTGATATCCATTATCCTGTAGTTGAATTGGCTAGTAGGTCAAAGCTAAGCTGTATATGTTGGAATAGTTATATCAAAAGCCAGATTGCTTCTAGTAACTTTGAAGGCGTGGTGCAG GTATGGGATGTAACAAGAGGTCAAGTTTTTACTGAAATGAGAGAGCATGAAAAGCGTGTGTGGTCTGTCGACTTCTCTTTAGCAGATCCAACAATGTTGGCCAGCGGAAGTGATGATGGTTCTGTTAAGCTCTGGAATATCAATCAg GGAGTAAGCGTTGGCACCATCAGAACAAAGGCCAATGTCTGCTGTGTTCAATTTCCTGTAGATTCTGGTCATTCCCTTGCATTTGGTTCAGCAGATCATAGGGTTTATTACTATGATCTGCGTAATTCAAGAATGCCATTATGCACATTGATTGGACACAATAAAACTGTGAGCTACGTGAAGTTCATAGATTCAACAAATCTTGTTTCTGCATCCACAGATAACACACTGAAGCTTTGGGATTTGTCAATGTGCACTTCTCAGGTTCTTGACAGTCCTCTTCAGTCATTCACAGGCCATAGGAATGTGAAG aaCTTTGTAGGTTTATCTGTGTCTGAGGGATACATTGCTACTGGCTCAGAAACAAATGAG GTTTTCATCTACCACAAAGCTTTCCCAATGCCCGCATTGTCATTCAAGTTCAGTAGTGTGGACCCAGTTTCTGGTGATGAACTGGATGATCCTGCACAGTTCATCTCATCG GTTTCTAATGTCCAAGAGAGCGAGCTGTATA
- the LOC127791886 gene encoding protein SPA1-RELATED 3 isoform X3 gives MEGSSESGGQKSGVCEDEVPADTAVHAIEWSDVSLRQWLDNPERAVDAIECLHIFTQIVNIVNLAHSQGIVVHNVRPSCFVMSSFNHVSFIESASCSDSGSESLEDGLNSQTAEFKELSSQVQDHSRQLTSQFGTENSQPETNQTNSSYVISETSCLQSSFVYPKQYSLEACSNVEQPEEKKHLFPMKQILLMETNWYSSPEEVAGDPSSCASDIYRLGVLLFELFCTFSSGEEKSSAMSSLRHRVLPPQLLLKWPKEASFCLWLLHPDPSSRPKMSDLLQSEFLNEPRENIEEREAAIEIREKIEEQELLLEFLLLIQQRKLEAANNLQDIISFLSSDIEEVTHQQSIIWRRGALCPEPSKDAESGLLMMGVVENNDYSCSKSRKRFRPGLRSHDPGESGNLLHEDHNVEGPAENEGSILSKGSRLSKNFKRLESAYFSARHGHIKPTGKSLTRRSPLSSDGGGSIIVTERSSVNNLPVRGQYNEARQSGWINSFLEGLCKYLSFSKLKVKADLKQGDLLKSPNLICSLSFDRDGEFFATAGVNKKIKVFEYDPIVNEHRDIHYPVVELASRSKLSCICWNSYIKSQIASSNFEGVVQVWDVTRGQVFTEMREHEKRVWSVDFSLADPTMLASGSDDGSVKLWNINQGVSVGTIRTKANVCCVQFPVDSGHSLAFGSADHRVYYYDLRNSRMPLCTLIGHNKTVLDSPLQSFTGHRNVKNFVGLSVSEGYIATGSETNEVFIYHKAFPMPALSFKFSSVDPVSGDELDDPAQFISSVSNVQESELYTWKWKVIVAEQILALEHSGSG, from the exons ATGGAGGGTTCATCTGAATCTGGTGGGCAGAAGTCTGGAGTTTGTGAGGATGAGGTACCAGCCGACACAGCCGTTCATGCCATAGAATGGAGTGATGTTAGCTTGAGACAGTGGTTGGATAACCCAGAACGAGCGGTGGATGCCATTGAATGCTTGCACATATTTACGCAAATAGTAAATATAGTTAACCTGGCACATTCACAAGGCATTGTTGTTCACAATGTGCGGCCTTCCTGTTTTGTCATGTCCTCTTTCAACCAtgtttcatttattgaatcCGCATCCTGTTCAGATTCAGGTTCAGAATCCTTGGAGGATGGGCTGAATAGCCAAACAGCAGAGTTTAAGGAATTATCTTCACAAGTACAAGACCATTCACGTCAATTGACTAGTCAGTTTGGAACAGAAAATTCTCAACCTGAGACAAATCAAACCAATTCATCATATGTAATATCTGAAACTAGTTGCTTACAGTCGAGTTTTGTGTACCCCAAGCAATATTCCTTGGAAGCATGCAGTAATGTTGAACAACCAGAAGAAAAGAAGCACCTTTTTCCCATGAAACAGATATTGCTTATGGAGACAAATTGGTACTCTAGTCCAGAAGAGGTTGCTGGTGATCCAAGTTCTTGTGCTTCTGATATTTATCGATTAGGAGTCCTTCTTTTTGAG CTATTCTGCACGTTTAGTTCGGGAGAAGAAAAGAGTTCAGCCATGTCCAGTCTGAGGCATCGCGTTCTTCCTCCACAGTTGCTGTTGAAGTGGCCAAAAGAAGCTTCATTTTGCTTATGGTTACTGCATCCTGATCCAAGTAGTCGACCAAAAATGAG TGATTTGCTACAAAGTGAGTTTCTGAATGAACCAAGAGAAAATATAGAGGAACGTGAAGCAGCAATAGAGATtcgggagaaaatagaggagcAGGAGTTGTTGCTGGAATTCCTCTTGCTGATACAACAAAGAAAACTGGAAGCTGCAAACAATTTGCAGGatataatttcctttttatctTCTGATATAGAAGAAGTGACACATCAGCAATCAATTATTTGGAGAAGAGGAGCCTTGTGTCCAGAACCGAGCAAGGATGCTGAATCTGGTCTCCTTATGATGGGAGTTGTTGAAAATAATGACTATAGTTGCTCAAAATCTAGGAAAAGATTCAGACCAGGGCTTAGAAGTCATGATCCAGGGGAATCTGGCAATCTTCTTCATGAAGATCATAATGTTGAGGGACCAGCTGAAAATGAAGGAAGTATTCTGTCGAAAGGGTCTCGATTGTCAAAGAACTTTAAAAGACTGGAATCAGCTTACTTTTCCGCAAGACATGGGCATATTAAGCCAACAGGGAAATCATTAACTCGACGATCCCCATTAAGCAGTGATGGTGGAGGGTCTATCATTGTAACTGAAAGAAGTTCAGTCAATAATTTACCTGTGAGAGGTCAGTATAATGAAGCTAGACAAAGTGGATGGATAAATTCATTCCTTGAGGGGTTGTGCAAGTATTTGTCTTTCAGTAAATTAAAAGTCAAGGCAGACTTGAAACAAGGGGATCTTCTAAAATCTCCCAACCTTATATGTTCTTTGAGCTTTGATCGCGATGGAGAATTTTTTGCAACGGCTGGTGTGAATAAGAAGATCAAAGTATTTGAATACGACCCAATTGTAAATGAACATCGTGATATCCATTATCCTGTAGTTGAATTGGCTAGTAGGTCAAAGCTAAGCTGTATATGTTGGAATAGTTATATCAAAAGCCAGATTGCTTCTAGTAACTTTGAAGGCGTGGTGCAG GTATGGGATGTAACAAGAGGTCAAGTTTTTACTGAAATGAGAGAGCATGAAAAGCGTGTGTGGTCTGTCGACTTCTCTTTAGCAGATCCAACAATGTTGGCCAGCGGAAGTGATGATGGTTCTGTTAAGCTCTGGAATATCAATCAg GGAGTAAGCGTTGGCACCATCAGAACAAAGGCCAATGTCTGCTGTGTTCAATTTCCTGTAGATTCTGGTCATTCCCTTGCATTTGGTTCAGCAGATCATAGGGTTTATTACTATGATCTGCGTAATTCAAGAATGCCATTATGCACATTGATTGGACACAATAAAACT GTTCTTGACAGTCCTCTTCAGTCATTCACAGGCCATAGGAATGTGAAG aaCTTTGTAGGTTTATCTGTGTCTGAGGGATACATTGCTACTGGCTCAGAAACAAATGAG GTTTTCATCTACCACAAAGCTTTCCCAATGCCCGCATTGTCATTCAAGTTCAGTAGTGTGGACCCAGTTTCTGGTGATGAACTGGATGATCCTGCACAGTTCATCTCATCG GTTTCTAATGTCCAAGAGAGCGAGCTGTATA
- the LOC127791886 gene encoding protein SPA1-RELATED 4 isoform X2 produces the protein MEGSSESGGQKSGVCEDEVPADTAVHAIEWSDVSLRQWLDNPERAVDAIECLHIFTQIVNIVNLAHSQGIVVHNVRPSCFVMSSFNHVSFIESASCSDSGSESLEDGLNSQTAEFKELSSQVQDHSRQLTSQFGTENSQPETNQTNSSYVISETSCLQSSFVYPKQYSLEACSNVEQPEEKKHLFPMKQILLMETNWYSSPEEVAGDPSSCASDIYRLGVLLFELFCTFSSGEEKSSAMSSLRHRVLPPQLLLKWPKEASFCLWLLHPDPSSRPKMSDLLQSEFLNEPRENIEEREAAIEIREKIEEQELLLEFLLLIQQRKLEAANNLQDIISFLSSDIEEVTHQQSIIWRRGALCPEPSKDAESGLLMMGVVENNDYSCSKSRKRFRPGLRSHDPGESGNLLHEDHNVEGPAENEGSILSKGSRLSKNFKRLESAYFSARHGHIKPTGKSLTRRSPLSSDGGGSIIVTERSSVNNLPVRGQYNEARQSGWINSFLEGLCKYLSFSKLKVKADLKQGDLLKSPNLICSLSFDRDGEFFATAGVNKKIKVFEYDPIVNEHRDIHYPVVELASRSKLSCICWNSYIKSQIASSNFEGVVQVWDVTRGQVFTEMREHEKRVWSVDFSLADPTMLASGSDDGSVKLWNINQGVSVGTIRTKANVCCVQFPVDSGHSLAFGSADHRVYYYDLRNSRMPLCTLIGHNKTVSYVKFIDSTNLVSASTDNTLKLWDLSMCTSQVLDSPLQSFTGHRNVKNFVGLSVSEGYIATGSETNEVFIYHKAFPMPALSFKFSSVDPVSGDELDDPAQFISSVCFRGQSSTLVAVNSTGNIKLLEMV, from the exons ATGGAGGGTTCATCTGAATCTGGTGGGCAGAAGTCTGGAGTTTGTGAGGATGAGGTACCAGCCGACACAGCCGTTCATGCCATAGAATGGAGTGATGTTAGCTTGAGACAGTGGTTGGATAACCCAGAACGAGCGGTGGATGCCATTGAATGCTTGCACATATTTACGCAAATAGTAAATATAGTTAACCTGGCACATTCACAAGGCATTGTTGTTCACAATGTGCGGCCTTCCTGTTTTGTCATGTCCTCTTTCAACCAtgtttcatttattgaatcCGCATCCTGTTCAGATTCAGGTTCAGAATCCTTGGAGGATGGGCTGAATAGCCAAACAGCAGAGTTTAAGGAATTATCTTCACAAGTACAAGACCATTCACGTCAATTGACTAGTCAGTTTGGAACAGAAAATTCTCAACCTGAGACAAATCAAACCAATTCATCATATGTAATATCTGAAACTAGTTGCTTACAGTCGAGTTTTGTGTACCCCAAGCAATATTCCTTGGAAGCATGCAGTAATGTTGAACAACCAGAAGAAAAGAAGCACCTTTTTCCCATGAAACAGATATTGCTTATGGAGACAAATTGGTACTCTAGTCCAGAAGAGGTTGCTGGTGATCCAAGTTCTTGTGCTTCTGATATTTATCGATTAGGAGTCCTTCTTTTTGAG CTATTCTGCACGTTTAGTTCGGGAGAAGAAAAGAGTTCAGCCATGTCCAGTCTGAGGCATCGCGTTCTTCCTCCACAGTTGCTGTTGAAGTGGCCAAAAGAAGCTTCATTTTGCTTATGGTTACTGCATCCTGATCCAAGTAGTCGACCAAAAATGAG TGATTTGCTACAAAGTGAGTTTCTGAATGAACCAAGAGAAAATATAGAGGAACGTGAAGCAGCAATAGAGATtcgggagaaaatagaggagcAGGAGTTGTTGCTGGAATTCCTCTTGCTGATACAACAAAGAAAACTGGAAGCTGCAAACAATTTGCAGGatataatttcctttttatctTCTGATATAGAAGAAGTGACACATCAGCAATCAATTATTTGGAGAAGAGGAGCCTTGTGTCCAGAACCGAGCAAGGATGCTGAATCTGGTCTCCTTATGATGGGAGTTGTTGAAAATAATGACTATAGTTGCTCAAAATCTAGGAAAAGATTCAGACCAGGGCTTAGAAGTCATGATCCAGGGGAATCTGGCAATCTTCTTCATGAAGATCATAATGTTGAGGGACCAGCTGAAAATGAAGGAAGTATTCTGTCGAAAGGGTCTCGATTGTCAAAGAACTTTAAAAGACTGGAATCAGCTTACTTTTCCGCAAGACATGGGCATATTAAGCCAACAGGGAAATCATTAACTCGACGATCCCCATTAAGCAGTGATGGTGGAGGGTCTATCATTGTAACTGAAAGAAGTTCAGTCAATAATTTACCTGTGAGAGGTCAGTATAATGAAGCTAGACAAAGTGGATGGATAAATTCATTCCTTGAGGGGTTGTGCAAGTATTTGTCTTTCAGTAAATTAAAAGTCAAGGCAGACTTGAAACAAGGGGATCTTCTAAAATCTCCCAACCTTATATGTTCTTTGAGCTTTGATCGCGATGGAGAATTTTTTGCAACGGCTGGTGTGAATAAGAAGATCAAAGTATTTGAATACGACCCAATTGTAAATGAACATCGTGATATCCATTATCCTGTAGTTGAATTGGCTAGTAGGTCAAAGCTAAGCTGTATATGTTGGAATAGTTATATCAAAAGCCAGATTGCTTCTAGTAACTTTGAAGGCGTGGTGCAG GTATGGGATGTAACAAGAGGTCAAGTTTTTACTGAAATGAGAGAGCATGAAAAGCGTGTGTGGTCTGTCGACTTCTCTTTAGCAGATCCAACAATGTTGGCCAGCGGAAGTGATGATGGTTCTGTTAAGCTCTGGAATATCAATCAg GGAGTAAGCGTTGGCACCATCAGAACAAAGGCCAATGTCTGCTGTGTTCAATTTCCTGTAGATTCTGGTCATTCCCTTGCATTTGGTTCAGCAGATCATAGGGTTTATTACTATGATCTGCGTAATTCAAGAATGCCATTATGCACATTGATTGGACACAATAAAACTGTGAGCTACGTGAAGTTCATAGATTCAACAAATCTTGTTTCTGCATCCACAGATAACACACTGAAGCTTTGGGATTTGTCAATGTGCACTTCTCAGGTTCTTGACAGTCCTCTTCAGTCATTCACAGGCCATAGGAATGTGAAG aaCTTTGTAGGTTTATCTGTGTCTGAGGGATACATTGCTACTGGCTCAGAAACAAATGAG GTTTTCATCTACCACAAAGCTTTCCCAATGCCCGCATTGTCATTCAAGTTCAGTAGTGTGGACCCAGTTTCTGGTGATGAACTGGATGATCCTGCACAGTTCATCTCATCGGTATGTTTTCGTGGTCAGTCGTCCACCTTAGTTGCTGTGAATTCAACGGGAAATATCAAACTTTTGGAGATGGTTTAA